The Bacillus thermozeamaize nucleotide sequence CAGGATTATAAACAGATGCGGCAACATGAAGCGGAAAGCAAGGATACAACAGGGAAACCGGCCCAGCTCAGCGAAGAAGAATTGAAAAAAGAGTATGAGGAGATGATCGCCGCCGAACAAGCCCGCATCCGGCAGTCCGCGATCAACAGTTTGATCAAAAGCCTCGGTTGGATCCTCATTCCATTCCCCGTCTTTTTATATATGCAGCGGTTGCAGCGCGCTCGCGAATAGCTGACCGCATCCATCAGCAAAGATACGCAAGCCGGCAGGAAGCTTCCTGCGGCTTTTTTATTTTTGGTTTGGCAAACATGAATGCATCGCCCTGCCAAACTGCCCTGCCAGCATTAAGAAGAAATTCATATACTGCAGCAAACCATCGAAAGAGGTGATGTGAATGTCTCAACGTGATCGACGAAGACGATTCGATGTCGTCGTCATTCGTTTCGAGAGAAGGCAGGGGCGGAGAAGAATCACGGCCGTTCGCGTGATTGGCAGCGCCCGGCCTTGCCAGCGCTTCTTGGTCGTCGGAGAGCGTGTTGGGCCAGCATCCCGCTGTTTGCTGAGAAACGGATTCCGTCTCGTCCGTGTGCGGGGTAATGTCCTCGTCTTCGTGCGTGTCCGCAGACGCGATCGCGGATCTTGTTAAAATACACGCTGCGTCAGCCGTTCTCTCATGATCGTTACGCCCATCCGGACAGGGTGGGCGTAAGGGTTCAACAGCAAACATGCGAAAATCCTTGAACAGACGTTCAAGGATTCAGATTGATGACAAACACCATTGCTCCATCCACCAGAAAGGGGAAATCTGTTCAATTTGAAGTGAAAAAATAAACATTGACCCTTTGTGCCACCTGACCTCCATAGCCAGGTGGCCAATTTTTTCAGATTCATGGCAGCAAAAGTAAGCATCGCCTGCATGGACACCTTCTCTAAGCCACGTAAGGTTGTCCATCGCATGCCATGCTTCTCCTTTGCGTCTGCAAATACCCGTTCGATCGTTTCCTTCCGCATCGCATACAGTCGTTTGTTTTCTTCTGTATGCCTTAAGTGATCCGCTTCTTCCACATACTTCGCCCAAATATGCCGGCTGATGCGTTTGGTAAAATCCTTGCTCTGGGTACACCGGGAAAGCAACGGACAGTGCTTGCACTTGTCGGGGTTGGACCGATACATCCGGTACCCTTCCCGTGTGGTGGTTTCATACTCCAGCACTTCGTTTTGCGGACAAATGTAACAGTCGTAGTATTCATCATAGACATACTCATGTTTGCGCAAAAAACCGTCTTTCGTATGGGGTCTGGTGTAAGGCATCACCGGACGAATGTTAGCATCGAGACACAATTTAGCGATATACGGGGTTTTATACCCGGCATCCACAGCGATCGCCCTTGGAGGACCGAATCTCTGAGTGACTTTGGTGAATACCTCATCAAACACCTGGCTGTCATGCACATGTGCCGGTGTCACCAGCGCTCCCAACACAAAGCCGTGCCGGTCACACGCCGTATGAAACGAATAGGCAAAAACCCTTTCTTTTTCGCTTTTGACAAAGAGCCCGCTTTCAGGGTCGGTGGTGCTGATTTTCACCTCCTTGACCGCGGACTGATACTTTTTTGGCAAGGGTTTTTTCCCGTGTGCCATCCGGTCCTGGTTGATTTCTTCCTCCAGTTGTTCCTGGTACTTTTTGCTTTCTTCCTGGATGAAGGTTTTGGTGTACTTATGTTTATTTGCACTGGCCTTGACATGGGTGGAGTCGATAAATAACACTTCTGGGTCTACAAATCCATGATGAACGGCTTCTTCCAGGATGCGTTGGAAGATGGTTTCAAACAAATTGGTGCCGCGGAATCGGCGAACATAGTTTTTCCCGAAGGTCGAAAAATGAGGGATGGGCTGGGTGAAGTCATAGCCGATAAACCAACGATAGGCGACGTTGGTCTCGATTTCTTTGATGGTTTGGCGCATGGAACGAATGCCAAAGAGGTACTGGATCAAGACGATTTTGATTAAGACGACTGGGTCAATGCTGGGTCGTCCTGTATCTTTGCTGTATTTATCTTGAACAAGGTCGTAGATGAAGCTAAAGTCAATGGCTTGGTCGATTTTCCGAAGCAAGTGGTCTTTGGGGACTAATTGATCTAATGAGAAGAAGGAAACTTGATAACGTCCTTCATGGTGATTTTTTCTCAGCATAAACCTCACCTCGATGGATTTCTCCTGTTAAAATTCGACAAAAAAAGCCTGTAGACCTGCTCCATCTTGGAGCTTTGTCTACAGGCTGAATCCTTGAACAGACGTTCAAGGATTTCCGTCGTTCAAGGACTTTTTACCGCAACCTCTTTTGTATCGCGCAAACGTCACAAAGGACAAGCTTCCGTGCGCCACCGCTAAAATATCTCGACATGTTTAAACACGCCGTTGAACACCAGGCGGTGAACCAACCAAAGGGCCGCCCCAATCCCCAAACTCATCCAAGCCGGAATGGGAAGCATGGGCACCGCATCTTTGAGGATCAAGTGCCAAAGCAGGAAACCGCCCACGCTGATCACCTGCAACAGCAATATCCACCCAACTTTCGCCCCGATCCCTTTGAACGTGGTTTTCCGCATGAAAAACATCATGCCTTCAATCAACAACGGCCCCAAGGCGGCAATGACGAACCAATCCGCCTTAAATCCTTCCGGAACAGGCACGCCGTAAAAACGGTTCAACAACGGATACACTATCAAACGAAACAAAGCGTCCAAGAGAAAGCCTACATACAGCACGGTGCTGAAAATAAACGCAAAACGGGGAAAATGAAAGAGCGGTTGCCTGTCCAACGTCTGGATTACTTCTTTGCAGTAACTTTCCGGGTCGTCGCCAAACACATCTTGTGCCGTGCGCCCCTCCCGCTGGGCGATCAACAAATGATCCAGCATCTCCAGCAAAAGCTCCTCCACTTTCCGCTGTTCGACGGGACTCATCCGCAAGTACACCAGCATCTCTTCATAGTACTTGCGGTTTTCCTCGTTCAACTGCAGGCGCCGTTCATTGTTCAGTTCCACCATTTCTTCCACTGTCATGCGGCGGGTTCCTTGGTTCATCGTCCATCCTCTCCTTGCTGCAAAATGCGATCGACGGCCGCCTTCAACTCCATCCACTCACGGCGAAACACGTCCAGCGCTTGATGTCCTTCTTCCGTCAAACGGTAATACTTCCTCGGCGGGCCGCTGGGCGATTCTTTCAGCTTTCCGACGATCAAATTTTCTTTTTGCAACCGCAAAAGCACCGGATAAATACTGCCTTCGCTAACAAAGGTCAGCCCATATTCGGACAACCGGACGCTCAATTCATACCCGTATATTTCTTCCTGCCGCATCACCGCCAAAATGCACCCTTCCAACACACCCTTCAACAACTGGCTTTTGCTTTTCGACGCCACGTTCGTTCACCACGCAATCCCCTTCTTCCCCAGTATATTGCATTGCAAGATAGATGGGTCAAGAATTTGCTACCTTGTTATGTAAGGTAGCAGTTTTATTATACATCAATCTCGCGCCGTTGGGAAGCGGCAACCCTTAAAACGGTCCATGTTTCCTTCCGGAACGCCGCCATTTGCGCAATATCCTAATAATCCAATTATAATACTTGAAAATACTAGGGAATAAAGATATATTGTTTTTAACTTACGAAAGCAAGGATTCCGACCGGAACGCCGGAGGTCCTCAAGGACTTCCGGCGTTTTTTTTATAATTATGCGAATTATAATTCTATGAATCATAAAAGGAGGTACGGATGCAACATGAGCGGATTACAAGAGTATCTGTCCGAGAAAAAGCAAGCCTTGCAAGCACGACGGGAAAAAATCATCGCCAATGGCGCGGAACCTTTCACCATCAGCGCCCACGTCAAGGCGGAAGGAAGGTGCGGTGTCCGGCGAATCCGCATTCGCGATTTCCAAATCATCAGCGACAGTGACACTGATTTTGCCGGATACAACCTCGGCCCTTCGTCTCCAGAGATTCAACTTGGGGTTCTGGGAAGCTGCCTGACCCACATCTTTCTCATCCAGGCATCCGACCGCGGCATACCGCTGGACAGCTTGGAAGTTGAAGTGACCGGCCAGCTTGACCCGCGGGCGAACCATCCCGGTTATGAACATGTTCCCGTTTATCCGCACAACATCCATTACACCGTCCGGATCGCATCGCCCGCCGACGACGCGGCGTTACGGGAGTTGCACGCGGCCGTCGAACGCACCTGCCCTATCTTGAATCTGCTGGCCAAGCCGCAGCAGATCAGCGGCACCCTGGTGCACATCTCCGACGGCAAGGAGGCCGTGTCAAACCCGCCTTCCGACGGCAGATAGGGAGGCCCGCGGGCCGGTAGAACCCGTTTCTGTAAAAAAATTCAATGTTTATTTCCGCGAATGGAGGATGGAACAACATGCGATTCTCGCTGTTTTACAACTGCGATATAACCCCTGACACATCCGTGAATGATCTGTACCAGGAAATTGAAACCCAGGCGATTTTGGCGGATCGGCTTGGGTTTGATGCCATTTATCTGGCAGAGCATCATTTCAAGGTGTACGGCCGTCAACCGGCACCATTGCTCAGCTTAGCCCGGCTCAGCGGACTGACCCAACACATCGGCCTTGGCACGGCTGTGGTCGAAGCGCCTTTCTATCAGCCGTTGCGACTGGCCGAAGACGCGGCGCTGCTGGACGTCCTGTCGGGCGGCCGGTTGAGACTGGGCGTCGGCTCCGGCACCAGAACGAAAGCAGCCGAATTCGCCAAATTCAGAATCTCCATGGAAGAGAAGTCCAGGCGCACGCTGGAAACGGTGGAAATCCTGAGACAAGCGTTTGATGAAGGCGTGGTTCATTTCAGCGGGGATTATTACGAGTTCACAGAGGTCGAGATCTCTCCTTCCCCGATCCAGCATGCCACTGACCTCATCTGGTTGGCGGCCAGCGACTCAACGGCTGAGCTGGCGGGCCATCATGGCTTCGGTTTGCTCATCCCGCGGGTAGGCAATCCTGAACGCCATCTCGAATGGATCCAACGCTATCGCGAAGCCTCCCGCAACGGGCCTGGCCGGGTGGCTCAATTGCGCTTTGTCTTTGTTGCGGAAACCACGCAAGAGGCAGAAAAACGAACCCGGCAGACCTTCGCCCGGTACGCGCAATACGAATGCGGCGTCAACTGGGACGGCCGAACCGGCACGCGCGAATACAGGGAACTGATGAAGCAAATGAACATGATCATCGGCTCGCCGGAAAACGTAATCGAACAATTGCTGGAATGGCAAGACGAGTTCGGTTTCGACGAGATCATTTGCCAAGTGCATGCAGCAGGCAGCGATCACGGCGCATCGTTGCAAGCCATTGAACTGCTCGCACGCGAGGTTATGCCACGCTTACAGACAAAGGAGGCTTAAATGTATGAAGAAAAAACCGCATCCAAGCACTTCGTTGATCCGGCTGCTCATCTTTGCAATAGGTATGTTTGTCCTGGCAGGATTGCTGACGGCATGCGGCAGCGGCAGTTCTTCACAAGATACGGCCGTTTCATCGGCACCGGAATCCAAGACGTCAGAATCCAAGACGCCGGAATCCAAGAAGCTTCCGAAGACGATTCGGATCGGTTTCCAACCGCCTTACGTTCCCATTTACGTCTTGAAAGATCAAAAGCTGTTCGAGAAAACGTTTGGCGATCAAGTCCCCAATATCGAATTCAAAAGATTTCTGTCGCTCGCACCCATTACCGAAGCGCTGTCCAGCGGCGCCATCGATTTGGCGATCGGGGGAACGCCGGTGACCGCCGTGGCTACGGATCAGCCCATACGCATTTTGGCGCTAACCGAACGCAGCCCCAAAACCCATGCCATCTTGGTACGGCCCGACTCGAAAACAAAAAGCATCAATGATTTAAAAGGAAAGAAGATCGGCACCCCTTCCGGCAATGCCTACTTTTTTCCTCAAAAAGTGCTCCAAAGCGCCAACATCAAAGACTCTGAGGTCAATTGGGTGAAAATCGAAAACGATGTCGGCCGCTCCGCGTTACTCAGCGGCTCCATCGACGCTTGGGTGACATGGGACCCCTTCTATGCCAGCGCTGAAATCACCAAAGAGGCCGTGCCATTGGTAGACGGCGAGAAATATCATCCCAATTACGTTGTCTTGATGGGCAACGCCGAGTTCGTCGAGGCTTATCCGGAAGTCATCGCGCAATTCATTCAAGCCTACCAGCAAGCGCTCACTTGGGTCCAAGACCACCCTGCCGATGCGGTGCAAATTTTTGCGGAAGCAAACCAAGTCAGCCAGGAAATCGCGGAATTGACCATGAGCCGTCGCACCTATCTTCTCAAGTCGCCCGACGACGAAGAATTCGTCAACAATTCCATTGAACAAGGAAAATTTTTCGTACAGGTGGGAGTAACGAAGAAAGAACCGGACTGGGACACTGTCATCGTGCCAGAGATTGCAAAATCGGTTCTTGGCCAGTAACACCATTTGCATCATCGGCCGAACCGCGTGAAATGGGGTGGCTTCATGCCACCCCTCAGCCTGCAGACAACTCTCTCGCGGAGAGATCTGCAGGCTTTTTTTGCGGAAAACACCCGTTGGCCATTTCGCCTCATCAACGATTTGATGATTTGATTTAAAGATAAAGGCTGTGACGGCATTGACCAAACGCGACGGCCGACCCAGCTGGCTAGAAAAAGGGCCAGGCAAGGATGCTTCCTTTTGCTGCCAGGCGTCTGAAAAAAATCGGCCACCTGACCATGGAGGCCAGGTGGCTCGAAGGGCCGATGTGTTTTTTTTCATGACAATCATGGATTCGACAATGGATACGGCAACGATCGATGGCGGTTTCTGTTTCGATGAAACCATCGATTACCCTTTTGTCAACACCAGTCTTGCGCCGGCAGCATCGGCCGGATCAATCTGCACGGCGCCGGAAACGGGAGAACGGGTGAACCGTATTCCCTGATCCGTCAAATAAGAGACCGCCGCTTCCACATCCGGGACGGTGAGCACCACTCCCCGCAGCCCGTATCCCTTCTGCGCTACAAACTCGTTCAGCGGGCTGTCCGGGGAATTGGGAGCAATAACCTCCAGTTGGCCATGTTGAAGCGGGAAGAATATCCGGTCACCCTGGCGGCTGGGGCAGACAGACTGCTCACCGTCGCGGGCGAGCCCATAGCCGTCGCGGAAATAGGTTTCGCCTTCCGCAAGCGAAGCGAATACCACCTCAAGGTGCCTGATATCTTTGTAACCCAGAGGATGCGGCTTTGGCTCTTGGCCGCCGAACAGCCGGCGCCGCTTTTCTTCTCCGGTGCTGTCATGCTGGATCAGGAAGGGGTTTGCTCTCCCGCCGGAAACATGGCTGCTTCGCCAGCCCCTGATATTGCCGTGCGCGTCCACCAGCGACCCCTCTTGCGGCTCTTCGGCTTGGAGCGTCGTGACTCCGGATGCGGCGCGGGACTTCAATTGCGCCACGTCCGCATCCAGATCGTCGGTGGCAAAAGCGAACGTGAAGAGGCCGGGTCCATGCTGTTCCAGATGCCTGACCAGTTCTTGCCATGCCGCCGCCCGGTCTTGCACGGCAATCAGCTCCAAATACGCGTTTTCCAGCACGACCAGCCGGTTGGCGGTTCCCCTTCCCGGATGGGCACCTCCTTCAGTGACATGAAAACCTAATTTGCGGTACTGTTCCGCCGCCTCATCCAAATCCTGAACGACAATGAGTACATGATCAACATGGGTAATCGCCATCCACAATGACCTCCTTCATCTGAAAAATCCAAGTTTCAAATCCCAGTTTCATCGTTGAAGACCAGGCACGCTTTCCTGGAAGGGGAACTCCGCCCTTCTCCCCGCGGCTTCCCTCAGGGCTGCTTCGGCAAGGGACGCGAGGATGCAGCAGCAAAGCCGTGCCGACCCCTGTCGCCAGAATGAAAAGGTCCAAAACCGTGACGGTTCCGTCCCCCAACCGGATGTGCCACAGCGGCAGGGGATTGGGAAGGGCCTGGGTCTGGGGCCCCCAAATGAGCTGCGCGGCATTGTCCAAAATCAGCCCCACCGCAATTGTGGTGAGCAGCAGGATGGTGCTGCCGGCCTGGGCAAAAGGCCGCACCGCTACCCTTTCCATCAGCAACCTAAAACCGAGTGGCGGTGTATACGCCCTCCACCGCCTCGCCACCTAATTTGATGAACTGCGGCGAATAGACAGAACCTATGTCCACCACAGCGGTATCCAAGCTGACGGCTTTCCGCTGCTGGGTGATCAGCGCCCCGTCATTGTAGTACGAAATCAGGATCAGGGCATCCGGATTGGCATCCCGCGCCTTGCTCAATATCGGCCGAAAGTCTTTTTCGGTGGGGAGATAAGGTTCCTGGACCACCACTTCCGCTCCCAGTTCCTTGGCCTTGCCGACAAACAGTTCGGTGGTCGTTTTTCCCAAGTCCGTATTCAGGTACAGCACCGCCAACCGCCGTTTTTTCAGTTCCTGCCCAACGTGGCAAGGTAAGGGGCGTCATCCTTCTGGTTGGACGAATTGCTCCAGATGTATTCGCCTGTTTTGGTGAAATCCGGATGCGAATTGGTGATGCCCAGCTGAACCAGCCCCTCCCGCTGATAGATGGGGGACGCCGCCATCGACGCCGGAGAACTGAAATTGCCGATGACGGCCACAATCCTGGAGTCGGCCGCAAATTTCTGGGCCACGGCCGAAGTTTGCTTGGGATCGCTTTGGGTGTCCTCGAAAACATACTGCAGGGACCGTCCCTTCACCCCGCCCGCGCCGTTGATTTCCTCGAGGGCGAGATCCATGCCTTTGCGCCACTGCTTGCCGTACTCCGCATTGTCTCCTGTCAACGGGCGTGACGCCGATGACGATGGGTTCCTGCGGCTGCGCGTTCTGTGCGGAGGAACCTGCCGGAGCCGCCCCGTCGTTGACGGTGCCGCAAGCGGCCAACAACACAAGGACAACCGATACAAGAATCGCCAACCGGTGTCTCGGAATGAAACGAAGGCGTCTGGACATTGGCCCGCCTTCCTTTCATGTAGTTTCATGTAGTTGCTCATGCCGCTTCGATGCACAGGTCCTCTCCATGCCGGCCCGTGTTCCGGGATCAATAACTCCAAAAAAAGACCAGACCACCGGCACAGGAGGATCGCTTCCGTTTCCAGTGGTCTGGTCAACCAAAGCCGCAGATGTGGCAGATTCATGATTTAATTTAAATAAATCATATCATTATACTATGATTTATACTATATTCCCTTCTACCGCGCATGTCAATACCAAGATTTGCAGATGTGCGCGTCAAGGTTCGGCCGGCAGTGCTTACTTACGACGACATCATGCAGCGGCCCCGGTTCCAACTCCTTCAAAAGATGCCTATGGACACATATCAAGCACTGTCGTTGATGATCGCATTTGCGACACTCGTCGTGCTGATCATGTCCACGAAACGGAAATAGACCGCCCTTGTGGAAGGGGATGCGGTCTATTCCGTGTCCCATAAAGCCTACCGCTCTTCAAGCGGCTATTGTACATCGACCGTAGGTGTAGCAGCACCTGCGGTCATTTTCATTTTTTGTTTTGCTTGTGTTTATTATACCATAGCTGCCATCGACAGGGAAACCTTGCTCAAACTGCCCGAAAAATTGCCGAGAACGAGTCCACCATTGTAATTCGCGTCCGCATGCAGGATATAACGAAATTTATCTCGACACTAATTTGCTGCACTAACTTTTATTTTTTTGGCCGTGTTCTTCATGCCGTTTTCCGTTTTCTTGACTTTTCCCATGTCCTTTTCCTTTTTCCTTATTCGAAGCCTCATCAGCTGGCAATGCCTCATCCACCGCTGACCCTTTCTCCGCTTCTGTCTCGGCAGATGGATGATCCGGCTTTGCTGGGCTGTGGTCATGGTTGGTCTTTCCTTGATCTTTTCTTTTCGCCTGCTGCGGCAACCGTTTTTCACTCTGGGACGGTGTTCCTTGCTTGGCTTTTTCATCCTTTTTTGCATTCACGTTTTTCGTGTCCTGCGCCGGTGTCGCGGACTGTTCCTGCTTCACATGCCCTTTCTCGTCTCCGGTTCGTTCGTCCCCCTCGGCTTTCGGATCTGAACCGGAGTCCGGGGATGCATCGGTCTTTGGCGTTTTGAGGGTTTGCTCTCCTGGATTGTCATCCTCGCCTTCCGTGTCGCCAGCTTCTTCATCCTTTCCTTCCGTACCGCCAGGTTCCTGCCGCCGCAGCTTGTTCTCCACCTTCACCAGCTTTTTTTCCAATTTCAAAAAGCTCTTTTCGATATTTTTGAGGATCGCCGCTTGCGCCTTCGGATTTTCCACTTTTTCAACCACTTTCAACAAAGCGGCAATGTTGTTGGAAATCCGCATCTTGATCTTTTGGATTTCATCCTGTTCCGGATCCGTCTGTTCATCTGCCGGCTCATCCGCCGGTTCACTGGTATCCGGCTGACTTGAAGCTACTTCACCCTGATTGGCCGCTGGCTTGGTCCCGTCTGCAGCTTGGGTTTCCGCTTCACCGACGGATTCCAACGCCTGATTCTGATTCTCAATGGCCTTCTGCAACACCTGCAGCGCCCGCTCTTCATCCCCTTCCGCAAGCAAGGCCCGGGCTTCAGCAATCCGCTCATTGGCATACTGCACCAGCAGTTTGGCTTTTTCCACCTCATCGAAAGTCAGCGCCAATTTGATCCGCTCGAACATCACTTTGAAAAAGTAGAGGAAATCCCCCGGTAAAAGCTTGGGCTTCTGCCCATCATCCTCTTCAGGCGTTTGCGCTGCGGGCACATCCGCCTCGGGTGTTTCCGTCCCGGGTGTTTCCATCCCGTCTGTTTCCTCGCCGGATGTACCATGATTGACGGAACCTGTCCCGTCACCACCTGCTTCGTCGCCTGTCTGCCCGGAATCCATCGTTTCATTGTCTTGGATTGGCTCATCTGGAGACGTGTTGGCCAACGCCTGGCTTGCACCCGTACCAAAAATCAGCCCGACGGCCAAAAAGCTAAGAACGATCTGCATCCATCGTTTCTTCATGGCATGCTCCTCTCCTTTCAGTACACTTTTCTCGAAACGAAAATAAAACCTGCCCCGCAAAGCGATGGAGGCAGGCTGTCACCAAAACCCACGGCAACCCGGCGATCATAGCGCTTTTCTGCACCTTAGACCCGTAGCTTTGCGTCCCAAACTTTCGTTTGGTTTGCCCTGAACGTGATTCTGTTTTTTGTTCATTCATTAAAGAAATGGTACTTTAAGCCAATTGTATCTCAACCGGCCATACTTTGGTAGTGGCAGGAATTTTGTGAAAACCCTTAGGATATCCATTGGAACCGGATACTTAGAGCTTTTTCCTTCCCGGCGGCTGTTGACGGTCACTGCTCGTTTTGTTTTGTGTTTTTCAATGCTTCAGCCTTGCTGGCCGCTACCGGAAAAAGGAGCCAAGCCTGCGGCATGAAACGCCATGCTCTGCTGCAGTCGGTCCCTGATGCGGACCACTTCCCCCACCACGATGACGGCCGGGGCGCCGATCCCGCTTTCTTGCACCCGTTGTTCAATCGTCTCCAGCGTGCCGGTGACGAGCTTTTGCTTTGGTGTCGTGGCCCACTGGATCACCGCCACCGGGGTGGCCGGTGTCCGGCCATGGCGGATTAAGGAACGGCAAATATCCCCTAAGCGGTTCATGCCCATATAAAACACCAGGGTATCGACGCCGCCGGCCAGCGCGGCCCAGGTTTGTTCGCATTCGATCCCATGCCGCCCGGCTGTTGGCGCACCCGTTTCTGGACAGAATTCACCTTTTTCCCCGGCATGCCCGGTCACCACAGCCAACGAAGACGCATAGGCCCGGTGCGTGAGCGGGATGCCCGCCGCTGCCGCGGCCCCGGCGGCTGCAGTCACTCCCGGGACAATTTCGAAAGGAACAGCGTGGGCCGCGAGCCATTCCGCCTCTTCCCCGACCCGTCCAAAAACCGACGGATCGCCTCCCTTTAAGCGGGTGACCACTTTTCCTTCCCGCGCTTTCTCCACCAGCAATTGATTGATCCGTTCCTGCCGCAACGCGTGCGACCGGGGAGACTTGCCGCAATAAATCAACTCTGCTTCGGGAGAGGCATAAGCCAGGAGCTCCGGGCTGGCCAAGCGGTCGTAAATGATCACGTCGGCCTCTTGAATGCATTCCAAGCCCCGCACCGTAATGAGCTTCGGATGACCTGGTCCTGCCCCGACAAGGTATACTTTACCCGTTCCCATCTGTGCACTCCTTCCGGATTCCGTCCAATCTCATCCTCGCTTGGCTGCCGGTAGGTTGCAAAGCCTTTCGAACGGCTAGCCACGGTTTTGCCACTCCAGGCAAGCCTGGATCCAGCGCTCCACCAACTCTGGCGCGGAAGCAAAGTGCAAATGGGTATACCCGGCAATCAACCGCTTGTACTGAATCCCTTCTGCCTTCGTCCCCCGCAACCCGGTTGTGCGATAAGCCGCCGGAAAATCTCCTTGCGGTTCATAAACGGAGTAATGAAACTCGTGCCCTTTGGCTGTGGCGCCATCCGGAAGCAGGTAGTTTCCTTCCTCTCCCTCAACCTCCCGGTATCCTAACGCGGCCAGCTTGTCCTGCATTTTCACCTTGCCCGGGATGATGCCCACCATGTGATGGACGTCTCCATCGGTGGTTTCAATCGCTTCCGTCAAGTACATAAACCCGCCGCATTCGGCCAGGGCGGGCATGCCCCTTTCAATCGCCTCCTTGACGGATGCTTTGGCCTGCGTTTGCCCGGCCAGCTCCGCGACAAACTCCTCCGGAAATCCTCCGCCGATATACAAGCCGGCGCTGCCGGCGGGTACCGGCTCTCCCGCCAACGGCGAGAAATAAACAAGCTTTGCCCCGTAAGCTTCCAGCAATTCCAGATTTTCCGGATAATAAAAGTGAAACGCCGCATCCCGGGCCACCGCGATCTGCACCTGCGCCTCCCGCCTCGGTTGAAACAAGGTCGTGTCCGCTCCGCCCAGGGGTGCGGCATCCGCCAAGGCCAGCACTTGCTCCAGATCGACGGTCCGGGACACCCACCCGGCCAGCCGGTCAAAAAAGGCGTCCAGCTCCCCCCGCTCAATGGCCGGCACTAGACCTAAGTGCCTTTCCGGCATGTGCAAGTCGCCGTTCCGCTCCAGATAGCCGATCACCGGGATCCCGCATTCCTGCTCAATGGCTTGCTGCACCAGACGGAAATGGCCTTTGCTGCCCACTTGGTTCGCCACAACCCCCGCAATCTTGACCGCCGGTTCCAACGTTTGAAAACCTTTTACGACGGCTGCCGCGCTGCGGGCCATGCTGTGACAATTGACCACCAAAAGCACCGGACTTTCCGTCAG carries:
- a CDS encoding PadR family transcriptional regulator yields the protein MRQEEIYGYELSVRLSEYGLTFVSEGSIYPVLLRLQKENLIVGKLKESPSGPPRKYYRLTEEGHQALDVFRREWMELKAAVDRILQQGEDGR
- a CDS encoding cobyrinic acid a,c-diamide synthase, producing the protein MTEKRIVIAGTGSGVGKTTLTLGLMAALKKRGYTVQGFKCGPDYIDPTYHTAVTGRPSRNLDSWMFDAAVVRAILHRGSEGADISIIEGVMGFYDGKSPLDNRGSTAEISLLTESPVLLVVNCHSMARSAAAVVKGFQTLEPAVKIAGVVANQVGSKGHFRLVQQAIEQECGIPVIGYLERNGDLHMPERHLGLVPAIERGELDAFFDRLAGWVSRTVDLEQVLALADAAPLGGADTTLFQPRREAQVQIAVARDAAFHFYYPENLELLEAYGAKLVYFSPLAGEPVPAGSAGLYIGGGFPEEFVAELAGQTQAKASVKEAIERGMPALAECGGFMYLTEAIETTDGDVHHMVGIIPGKVKMQDKLAALGYREVEGEEGNYLLPDGATAKGHEFHYSVYEPQGDFPAAYRTTGLRGTKAEGIQYKRLIAGYTHLHFASAPELVERWIQACLEWQNRG
- a CDS encoding aliphatic sulfonate ABC transporter substrate-binding protein produces the protein MKKKPHPSTSLIRLLIFAIGMFVLAGLLTACGSGSSSQDTAVSSAPESKTSESKTPESKKLPKTIRIGFQPPYVPIYVLKDQKLFEKTFGDQVPNIEFKRFLSLAPITEALSSGAIDLAIGGTPVTAVATDQPIRILALTERSPKTHAILVRPDSKTKSINDLKGKKIGTPSGNAYFFPQKVLQSANIKDSEVNWVKIENDVGRSALLSGSIDAWVTWDPFYASAEITKEAVPLVDGEKYHPNYVVLMGNAEFVEAYPEVIAQFIQAYQQALTWVQDHPADAVQIFAEANQVSQEIAELTMSRRTYLLKSPDDEEFVNNSIEQGKFFVQVGVTKKEPDWDTVIVPEIAKSVLGQ
- a CDS encoding uroporphyrinogen-III C-methyltransferase; the protein is MGTGKVYLVGAGPGHPKLITVRGLECIQEADVIIYDRLASPELLAYASPEAELIYCGKSPRSHALRQERINQLLVEKAREGKVVTRLKGGDPSVFGRVGEEAEWLAAHAVPFEIVPGVTAAAGAAAAAGIPLTHRAYASSLAVVTGHAGEKGEFCPETGAPTAGRHGIECEQTWAALAGGVDTLVFYMGMNRLGDICRSLIRHGRTPATPVAVIQWATTPKQKLVTGTLETIEQRVQESGIGAPAVIVVGEVVRIRDRLQQSMAFHAAGLAPFSGSGQQG
- a CDS encoding osmotically inducible protein OsmC — protein: MSGLQEYLSEKKQALQARREKIIANGAEPFTISAHVKAEGRCGVRRIRIRDFQIISDSDTDFAGYNLGPSSPEIQLGVLGSCLTHIFLIQASDRGIPLDSLEVEVTGQLDPRANHPGYEHVPVYPHNIHYTVRIASPADDAALRELHAAVERTCPILNLLAKPQQISGTLVHISDGKEAVSNPPSDGR